The nucleotide sequence CGACATAATGCCGGCCGCCAATCACGACCTTCGTCTGGTCGAAGGAATCCAGTTCAAGATCCTGGCGCATGTGTTTCCGGTACTGCGCCACGATGCGCTCAAGCCTTTATCCAACGCCAAGCTCACCATCGTGCTGCTGGAAAAAGCCATCGCCAAGGGTACCCTGGCGCCGGCCGACCCGCCTCCTTTCACCGGCGACCTGGACACGATGCTGGACGACAGCGTGGCCGCGATCCGCCTATTGAACAACTGGTTCCAGGACGACACGCCGCCAGCCAGCATCCATGCCATCGTCCAGGAATGCCGCCGCCTGGCGTTTTCCCAGTTGCTGCTGTCCGGCAAGAAAGTCCAGGTGGACGACTTCCCGCACGCCACGGCGGCGGCGCATCGCACGGGCCGCTACGTGCTCATGGCCTGGATGATCCTGGCCATCTATGGATTGCCGGAGCGCGGCGTGCTGCACATCAAGCAGGAAGGACCGCAAGGCCTTGCCGCCCGGGCGCTGCCCGCGCCCCCCGACGCCACCAGCCGGACACTGCAGCCCGAAAGTCCGCCGCCCATCTCGCTGGAAGACGCACAAACAATCGCAAGATTCTATGGATGGACAGTGGAAAAGCAGGCCGACGGCTGGCTGCTAGGCGCGCCACCGGCTGAAAACAGCTAAGGCATCCGGTATGAGCGCCTCGCCTCACGTCCATGCCGAACCGCCCGCGCCGCTCATCCCCCTGAGCGTCCTGGGTCTTCGCGAAGGCGAAGATCTGCCCGGCGTGCAGGAACTCTGCCGCCTGACCGGGTTTTTTTTTGGCGTATCGATGTTTGCGGTAACGTGGCTGCGGGACGCGGCCCCGGTAAGCCTGTGGTCCAGCGGCGCCTGTCCGCATACGGCCGGCCTGCTGGCGCGATGGAGCTTTCCCACGCTGTACAGCCAGGACGTGGTCGTCGCCACGGCGGCGGACCTGGCGCGCCAGGACACACCCTGCGATGGACGCGGTAGCGCCACGCCGGGGGTCGGCTTCTTCGCCGCGGCGCCCCTGACCCTTGCCGACGGCGCGCGCGTGGGCGCGCTCTGCATCGGGGATCCGCAGGGCCGCGCATTCTCCGGGGACGACGCGCAACGGCTACGCGACTTCGCGGCCGTGGCCAGCGAAGCCCTGCGCGCGCAGAAGGCGCTGGCCGACACGCGCCGCCGCGAACAGCTCCTGGCGCGAGCCTTCCGCCTGGCCAAGGTGGGCGGCTGGGAATACAACGTCATCACCGGCGCCTTGGCCCTGAGCGAGCAGGCGCTGGAGATCTACGGGATGGATACGACGCTCCAGCCGACGCTGGACACCATGATGCGGCGCTTCTATCCGGGCGACGCGATCATCGACACGCGCGAGGACTTCGCGCGCCTGCTGCGTGAAGGCAAGGGCTACGACTCCCGGCGCCGCATCCAGCGGCTGGACGGGTCCTCCCGCTGGATCCATGTCCTGGCCGAACCGGAAACCCAGGAAGGCCAGGTGGTGCGCGTCCACGGACTGGTCGAAGACATCACGGACGAGGTCGAATCGCAGCGTCGGTTCCACGAACTCGCCTACACCGACAAACTGACCGGCCTGCCCAACCGCGGCGCCTTCCTGCTGGAACTGGGCAGGCATTTTTCCCGCCGCGAGCCCATCGTGCTGGTGGCCATCGATATCGACGGCTTCAAGGACATCAACGACACCATCGGGCACCACGCCGGCGACCAGATGCTGATCGAGGTAGGCAAGCGCATTTCGGCCTACTTCCCGGTCGGCACATTCGCCGCCCGCGTGGGCAGCAACGAGTTCACGGTCATCCTGCCCGCGCAGGATGCGGGCGACAACCGCATCGATCAGATGAACCAGCTGCGATTGCAGCTGAAGCAGCCGGTGCATTACGCCGAACAAACGCTGTCGGCTTCCGTCAGCATCGGCCTGTGCGAAGCGCCCGCCCAAGCCGGCGACGCCGACCAGATCGTACGCAATACGGATATCGCCCTGTACCAGGCGAAGAAAGCCGGTGGCGACCGGACCGTCGTTTTCGAGCCCGAGATGCGCGACCGGCTGCAGGAGCGGGTCCAATTGCTGCGCGACGTGCGCCGCGGCATCGAGCGCAGGGAATTCATCCTGTACTACCAGCCCATCTACGACATGTGGACGCATACCCTGTCGGGATTCGAAGCCCTGATGCGCTGGTCGCGGCCGGAAAAAGGCATCCTCACGCCCAACTATTTCAGCGCGGCGTTCGACGACCAGGCGCTGGCGCCCCAGCTGGGCGACGAAGCCCTGCGCAACGCCCTGGAGCAGATGCGCCGCTGGATGGACAAGGGCTTCGATTTCAAGCGCGTTTCCGTGAATGTCGCCGCCGCGCAATTCAACCGGCCGGACCTGGCGGACCATATCCTTGCCATGGTGGAACGCCACGGCCTGCGCCCCCAGCAACTGACGCTGGAGATCACCGAAAGCGTCTACCTGGGCCAAGGCGCCGACGCGGTCGAGGACGCCCTTCGCATCCTGCATCGCGCGGGCGTGGGCATCGCGCTGGACGACTTCGGCACCGGCTATGCATCGCTGACCCAGTTGCAGCGCTTCCCGGTCGATTCCCTCAAAATCGACAAATCCTTCGTCCAGAATCCCGATGCCGCCTCCATCGTGGAGGCCATCATCGCGCTGGGGGCGAGCCTGGACATCCAGATCGTGGCCGAGGGCGTGGAGTCCGACGCGCACCAGGAAGCCCTGCTGCAGCGGGGATGCCGCTACGGGCAAGGCTATTACCTGGGCAAGCCCATGCCGGCCGAGTTCTACGCCTGACCGGCCGCGCGCGCCGGATCAGGCGGCCAGCAGCGGCGCATCCTCATCCTGGGCGGGCAGGCTCCTGGGGGGCGCGTAGTCCGCCGCCTGCGCCGGCAGCGGCATGGCGGCGGCCTGCAAGCGGAACACGCTGACCAGCTTCGACAAGGTCGCGGCTTCGTCCTGCAGCGCTGCGGCCGCGGAGCTTCCCTGTTCCACCAGATGGGCGTTTTGCTGGGTCACGGTGTCCATCTGCATGATGGTCTTGTTCACCTGCTCGATGCCCTGGGCCTGCTCGACACTTGCGACGGTGATCTCGCCCACCAGGGACGTGACGTGCTGCACGCTGGTCACCACCTCGTTCATCGTGACGCCGGCCTGCGTGGCCAACTGGCTGCCGCTTTCGACCTTCTGCGCCGAATCGTCGATCAGCGCCTTGATTTCCTTGGCGGCCGAGGCGCTGCGCTGGGCCAGCGCCCGCACTTCGGAAGCCACGACGGCGAAACCGCGGCCCTGCTCGCCGGCGCGCGCCGCCTCCACCGCCGCGTTCAAGGCAAGGATGTTCGTCTGGAAGGCAATGCTGTCGATGATGCCGGTGATGTCGACGATCTTGCGCGCGGATTCCGAGATCGACGCCATCGTATCGATGACCTGCCCCACCACCGCGCCACCCCGGGTGGCGATCTCCGATGCCGACATGGCGAGCTTGTTGGCCTCGCGCGCATGGTCGGAGTTCTGCGACACGGTGGCGGTCAGTTCCTCGATGGACGATACCGTGCTCTCCAATGAGGCCGACTGCTGCGCGGTGCGGGACGACAAATCCTGGCTGCCGGCGGCGATCTGCGCGGCCGCCGCGGCCACCGTATCGGTGCCGGCCCGCACCTGGCCCACGATGCCGGCCAGGTTGTCGCGCATGCTCTTGACGGCGAACAGCAAGCTGCTGTTGTCGCCTTCCCTGACATGGACCTGCACGCTCAGGTCGCCCTGCGCGATGCGATTGGCGATCTCGGTGGCGTCGCGCGGCTCGCCGCCCAGCTGGCGCAGCAGGCCACGCACGAAGAGCGCGGCGACGCAAACGCCCAGGATGACGGCCAACAGGGACAGCGCCGCCATCTCGAATTCGAAATGGCTGGAGACTGCCTGGGCATGCATGGCGATCTCGCGGTTCAGGCGCTCTTCCAGGTCGATCATCCGATTGATATCGGCCAGCCATGTGACCAGCGCGGGCGCGGCCTGGGCAAGCAGCAGATCGGTGGCTTCCTGCCCCTTGCCCGACTGCTTCAGCGCGATGACACGCTGTATCAAGGGCATGGTGCGGCCTTCCGACGCCTTGATCTGGGCCAGCGCGGACCGTTCCTCCGGAAGGACCGCCTCGCGGGCGAACAGCTCGTCGAGCGGCCGCGCCGATTCGGCATAGTCCCGCGCCAGTCCGTCGATGCGCTGCACGACCTTGGCCAGTTCCGCGGTCGAGCTCTGCAGTACCACATCGCGCAGCGCGATGGAGCGATCGTGCACGCTGCCGCGGAAGTTGATGGCATAACGCTGCTTGACGCTATTGATGCCGTTGATCATGTTGAGGCTGTTGTCCACGGACCGCATGCGGACCATGCTAAGCACCGCCAGGGCCACCAGCAGCACCAGCACCACGCCGAAACCCAGGGCCAGCCGTGCGCCCACACTCTGATTCCTCAATCGCATCTGCCATCACCCGTAGAAAGCGAATTTCCCTGACCGCGCGGACTGCCCGCGAGCGGTCCCCATGGCGCCGCACCGGTCGGCCATGGAAATATTCAGAAGGAAATTTTATCTTTTTTACAGGTTAGTGCAGAGGAGGCCGGCCCCAAGCGCGGCCGGGTCTCCGGCGACGGCCGACACCCGCAGACCTCAGGCGGGCCAGGCCATGCCGCCAGGCGCTTGCTCGCTCGCGGGGCATGAACCAGCGCCGGTCCGGGCCGCGAGCGGGGGGTCGACCGTAACGCCGGCCTGGTAGCGGGCCTCCAGCGCCATGCGGTGCCGCATGACGGCGTCTTCCACTCCCCGCTTGGCCTGGTCGAGGCTGTAGGAGACGCCGGTCTCGTACCCTGTTTGCCACCAGTAGCCCATATCGCGGATGTTCTCGAACCAATCGATGCGTCCATGCGTTTTGCCGGCAATGTCGATGTAGTTCCAGGAGAAGATCTGCGACACCCAATACATCGTCTTCATACTCATGCCACGACTCCTCGCTCGAGGGCACTCGCGAGGGTGGAAGGACGAGTCTGGCGGAGGGAGGACACCAGTCCCGGGGTGTCACCACGCCTGCGAGGCCGGAGGCCATTCTAGGAACCGCTGCCTGCCCGGGGTATGCGAAAAATCTGAGCGGGGTCCCTCGCCTGGCGTGGAACCAAGCTAGGAAATTTCCCACCCCAGTCTGGGTGGCGCCTGCATCAGGCCGCCATGTCGGATGCATTCGGCCCCACATTCCGACGACATCTTCAGTGCGGATACGGCTGATTTTCCACGCCACCATGGAACGCAAAAGCATCCGTTGAACGAGCAGCAATTCCTGCTCGCGCGGTTCGCCCGGCCACCAAAGGTATTGCCCCATACTGGCTCGCCCGTGACCTTTTGGCTATCCCATGCGATATCTCCACGACAATCACCATGGCATCCAGGCGCCACCGCCCGTCTCCTTCGATGTGTCGGCAAATCACGTATCGGCCAATCACGTATCGGCCAATCATGTATCGGCCAAACATGTATCGGCCCCCCTCGCATCGGCCAACCATGTTTCGCCCAATCCCGCCAACCCCAACCTTGGCCTGGCCACATCGCACAGTGCCTATGAAGCGGTATTCCGCGAGCTGGTCCAGAATCACGCCACGCGCCTGCATCGCTTCATCATCAAGCACATCGGCAATTGCCCCGACGCCGAAGACCTCACCCAGCAGGCCTTCCTTGAAGCGGCAAAGTCCTATCACAGCTTCCGGGGCGAATCCCAGCTTTCCACATGGCTGTACGGCATCGCGCTGAACCTGGTCCGCAACTATCTGTCTCGCGCGCCGGAATGCCGCTACTTCTTCGTCGGAGAAGACGCGCTCAGCGACCATGCCTCGCAGGACCTGACACCGGACGATGCCGCCGAGCAGAACCAGACACTGCGCCTGCTCGAGGAATCCATCGCGGAACTTCCGGAAAACATGCGCAGCATCCTGCTGATGATGGGCTTGAACGACCTGACCTACGAAGAAGCCGCCGCCCGCCTGACCGTCCCGGTGGGCACGATACGCAGCCGACTGTCGCGCGCCCGCGCCGCCCTGCGCTCCAAGCTGGAAACGAAGGGCGTACGCCTGGACGCCTGACCTGACGGGATTCGCCTTCCCAAAGGGGCCGCGCGGCCACCCCGACCGGCGCTCACGCGCCCGCATCACCTAATAAAAAACATATAGACGTCACTTCCCGGCCGGGGCCTTCTGCAGCACTTGCGTAGGCCCCGGCTGCAACAGGCGCAGCGTGCGGTCCATGCCGTCCGTGTACACCGTCGACCGCGTCGGGCCATCCCAGGACCAGCCCACCGCGTCTCCCCATTTCAGCAGGGACTCGGGCACCAGTGGCGCGCCATTGACTTGCACCACGCGCGGGCGGATCACGAACATCCGCTCCCAGCGCTTGTTGCTCTTGCGCTTGTGGGAAAAGAAAGCGCCCAATCCCGGGATATCGCCCAATAGCGGGATCTTGGATATCTCGTCCTCTGCCTGGTTGCTGTTGTAGCCACCGATCAGCAAGGCCTGGCCATCGCCCACCACGGCCAGCGTGCTGATGCTGGTCCTGCCCACGACGGGCAAACCGTCGACCAGCGGGTCTTGCGTAATCCCGCCGTCTTCGATATCGACGGCCAGCTCGACTTCTCCGCCCGTCTTGCCGTTGATGAACCGCGGGGTCACCCTAAGGGATGTTCCCACCGTGACGGCCTTGGCGTCCGCGTAGTGATCCGCGGTCAGCTTGATGTAGAAGGTCTTGGACAGATCGATCAAGGCCCCCATGTTGTCGGAGGTCAGGATAGACGGCTTGGACAGGACATTCGCATCGTCGGTGCCCTGCAGGGCATTCAGGCGTGCAAGCAGCGAATCGGCGACGCTTACGCCGATGGTCCCCAGGGGCATGTTGCCGGCCTTCATCTTGCTGCCGTCCGGGTCGATAGGCGAGGGATTGCCATAGCCGTAGCCGAAGCTCGTTTTGCCGACCCGCCCTCCCCATTTGATGCCCAGCTCGCTGGTCAGATCCGCCCGGATATCCACGATCAAGGCCTCGATCTCGATCAAGGTGGTCGGCACGTCCAGTTGCGCGATCAAGGCACGGTATACGCCCATACGCTCGGGGATATCCTGCACGATGATGGCATTCAAGCGCGCGTCGGACTGGATCTTGGCCGCCCGGGTACGGCGCCCGCCCTCGTAGGGTGCCGCGCGCTCCCCCGCCGCCGAGGGCCGCGCGCGGTTCACACCTGGCGCGGCCGGCACGCCCAGGACCGGCTGCGGCTCGTCCTGGAAGAATGGCTCGCGCAGCGGCGCAGCCATGGCAGCCAGCGCGGAATTGCCGGCGCCGGGCCCCGTGCCATCGACCAGGTCGCGCAATATGGTCGCCAGCCCCGGCGTCGTGATCGACTGGTCGCGGTAACGCACCACACGATCGTTGACCGATGCGTACTTGAGCCGGAAGACAGCGACCTCCTGCCTGCCGGCGGTGGGCGGCAGCGCATTGATCGTACGCTCTATCAACGCCACGTAGGCCGGCGGGCCGGATACCAGCGCGAGCCCCTGGTCCGGCAGCTCGCCCCAGCCGAAGCGATCGTCGAGCACGCCGAGCCGGTCCAGCGCATCGCGCAGGCCCGCAATGGCGCCGTTTCCGACACTGATCGTCTTGGTCACCATGGCGGTGGCCGGGCTGACAAACAGCGTCCCCGCATAGACGAACCAATTGAAGCCATAGACGCCCGCGAGCTTGTCCAGGAACTCCGTCGGGTTGGCCGCGGTGAACTTGCCATTGACCAGGCCGGCAACCCCTGGTGCCAGCTGCAGCGTCAGGCTGAATCCGCTGGAGAAGCGGCGCAGCACGTTCTCCAGCGATTCGTCGGATGCGAAATACGTATACGGGGCCACCGGCCACGACGGCGCCGCCTGCGCGCCATTCGCCAAGACCAGCGCCGCCACCGCCAGCCCCGCCCTGCGGATCGCCTTCCTGCCGCGGGCACACCATCGCTGAAACATCGTCGTCCAAATCATTGTTCAATCACAGATACGCGTCTACTACAGGGATCCCGGCGGACTCTCCCTGTCCTCCATCGCCAGATCGCGCACGGCACGCAATACGTGCGCGACTGGGACGACAAGCTCGCTCGGGATGTACTCGTTTTCGCGGGCGTCCGCCAACAGCGCGCGGGCCAGCGGCACATCGCGCATCACCGGGATACCGATGCGTTCGGCCATGGCGATCATCTGCAGCGCAACGCCGTCGCGTCCTTTCGCCACCACGATGGGCAAGGGCGTCTCGTCCGGCACGTAGCGCAAGGCTACCGCCACGTGCGTGGGGTTCACCACCAGTGTGGAAGACTTGCGCACGGCCTCCACCGCGCCACCGTTGCCGAGCTCCTGGTGCAAGCGCTTGCGTTGCTGCTTGATCTCGGGCTGCCCTTCATTGTCCTTTTGCTCGCGCTTGACTTCCTCCTTGGTCATCATCAACCGCTTGTGCCGCTGGTGCCGCTGCCAACCCAGATCCAGTCCGGCGATGGCGAGGCAGAAAATCGCCGTGTACAGCAACAGCAGGCGGAACAGGCTGCCGTTGACCTGCATGACGCCTTCCAGGCCGCCGTGCACCGCATGCACCAGGGGGTTCAGGCCCTCCCGCAACAGCAGCCACGTCAGTACAGCGAAGCAAACAATCTTCGCCGTCGATTTCAAGACTTCGACCAGGTTCTTCGCCGAGAAGATGTTCTTGACGTTGGACACCACATTGAGCTTCGTGCCGGAGGGCTTGGCTTTCTCGGGGGCGATGATCAGGCCGATCTGGCTGAACTCGACGAAAAAGCCGAAGCCCAGCACGATCAGGACGAAGGGACCCAACAGGCCCAGTGCTTCGTGCAGCGCGATGCTTCCGGCTGCCTTCAAGGCCTGCTGGAACGCCAGCCCCGCGACGGCCGCGGGTATGGCCAGAATCCGCAGGAAGGCGGAAAGGATGTTCTGGCTGTTCAGCACGACATAGGCCGACAGCGCCAGGGTCAGCAAGGTCTGGCTGAAGTCGCGGCTATAGGGGACATCGCCCTTCTTGCGCGCGTCCTGCAGCTTCTTCGGCGTGGGCTTTTCTGACTTCTCGCCGCTCACGAAGCCCGCCAGAGATGCGCAAGAAAAGGCAGCAGGGTCTCCGCGCGCCGCGCTTCCCGCCCCATGTGGTCGAACAGGATGCCGATATAGAGCACCAGCACGAACAGGGCCAGACCGGTTTTGATCGGCATCGCAAGAAAGAACACCTGGAGTTGCGGCGTGAAGCGGCTGGCCAGCGCCAGCCCGAGTTCGGCGAGCAGCATGACGATCACCACCGGCGCCGACAACAGGACGACCAGGTGCATCAGCCGGTCCAACTGGCCAAGCAAGAGCGGGATGGCATCCGCCCGCAACGCCGGCATCCAGTGCCAGGGGTTCCAGAGACGATAACTGTCATACAGTACGGACAAGAACAGCGACACGCCGCCGCCCACCAGAAAGAACACGCCGTAGGCCAGCTGCATCAAGATGGCGATGGGCGTTGTTTCGCCGCCCATGGTGGGATTCAGCAGGGCGCCCATGCTGGCGCCGCGCTGATAGTCGATAACCGTACCGACGCCTTCGATCACCCAGAATGGAAGTGCAAGGAAGAATCCCAGCGTCATGCCGACGAAGGCTTCCTTGACCACCAGCAGCAATACAGCGGGCAAGCTGGGGTAGGCACCTGGGTCGGCGCCCATGCCTTGCAGCGCCAGTGGCACGACGAGGAGTCCCAGTGCGATCGCTATTGCCCCGCGTAGCCGGCCTGGCAATATCTGCCTGCTGAACACAGGGACCATCATGAAGATAAAAAGAATCCTGGGTTGAATAAGGACCAGGGACAACAGCAGGTCGTATACCGCCGCGTAAGTGTAGATACCTTGCAAGCGGTTCCCCCAGCTTATCGGACGGCACGGAACGACTCGAAAATCGCCAGCGAGTAGTGGAAGATCTCCGCGCCTATCCAGCCCGCCGTCAGCAGCAGCGTGACGAAAACCGCCAGCAGCTTGATGGCGAACGACAAGGTCTGTTCCTGGATCTGCGTCAGGGCTTGAAACAGCGAGAACAGCGTTCCGACGATGGAGGCGACCGCAAGCGGCGGCAGCGACAGCCAGAAGACCAGGTATAGGGCTTCCTTCAGGTAGAAAACCAGGTCGGCGACGTTCATGGTTCCTGCCTCAGGAATACGAGAGGACCAGGCCCTGGATCAGCTTGGTCCAGCCATCCAGCATGACAAACAGGAAAAGCTTCAGGGGAATGGCGATGGTGACGGGAGACACCATCATCATGCCCATGGCCAGCAAGACATTGGAGAC is from Bordetella bronchialis and encodes:
- the sctS gene encoding type III secretion system export apparatus subunit SctS — its product is MNVADLVFYLKEALYLVFWLSLPPLAVASIVGTLFSLFQALTQIQEQTLSFAIKLLAVFVTLLLTAGWIGAEIFHYSLAIFESFRAVR
- a CDS encoding RNA polymerase sigma factor, with the protein product MRYLHDNHHGIQAPPPVSFDVSANHVSANHVSANHVSAKHVSAPLASANHVSPNPANPNLGLATSHSAYEAVFRELVQNHATRLHRFIIKHIGNCPDAEDLTQQAFLEAAKSYHSFRGESQLSTWLYGIALNLVRNYLSRAPECRYFFVGEDALSDHASQDLTPDDAAEQNQTLRLLEESIAELPENMRSILLMMGLNDLTYEEAAARLTVPVGTIRSRLSRARAALRSKLETKGVRLDA
- a CDS encoding putative bifunctional diguanylate cyclase/phosphodiesterase; translation: MSASPHVHAEPPAPLIPLSVLGLREGEDLPGVQELCRLTGFFFGVSMFAVTWLRDAAPVSLWSSGACPHTAGLLARWSFPTLYSQDVVVATAADLARQDTPCDGRGSATPGVGFFAAAPLTLADGARVGALCIGDPQGRAFSGDDAQRLRDFAAVASEALRAQKALADTRRREQLLARAFRLAKVGGWEYNVITGALALSEQALEIYGMDTTLQPTLDTMMRRFYPGDAIIDTREDFARLLREGKGYDSRRRIQRLDGSSRWIHVLAEPETQEGQVVRVHGLVEDITDEVESQRRFHELAYTDKLTGLPNRGAFLLELGRHFSRREPIVLVAIDIDGFKDINDTIGHHAGDQMLIEVGKRISAYFPVGTFAARVGSNEFTVILPAQDAGDNRIDQMNQLRLQLKQPVHYAEQTLSASVSIGLCEAPAQAGDADQIVRNTDIALYQAKKAGGDRTVVFEPEMRDRLQERVQLLRDVRRGIERREFILYYQPIYDMWTHTLSGFEALMRWSRPEKGILTPNYFSAAFDDQALAPQLGDEALRNALEQMRRWMDKGFDFKRVSVNVAAAQFNRPDLADHILAMVERHGLRPQQLTLEITESVYLGQGADAVEDALRILHRAGVGIALDDFGTGYASLTQLQRFPVDSLKIDKSFVQNPDAASIVEAIIALGASLDIQIVAEGVESDAHQEALLQRGCRYGQGYYLGKPMPAEFYA
- the sctU gene encoding type III secretion system export apparatus subunit SctU — its product is MSGEKSEKPTPKKLQDARKKGDVPYSRDFSQTLLTLALSAYVVLNSQNILSAFLRILAIPAAVAGLAFQQALKAAGSIALHEALGLLGPFVLIVLGFGFFVEFSQIGLIIAPEKAKPSGTKLNVVSNVKNIFSAKNLVEVLKSTAKIVCFAVLTWLLLREGLNPLVHAVHGGLEGVMQVNGSLFRLLLLYTAIFCLAIAGLDLGWQRHQRHKRLMMTKEEVKREQKDNEGQPEIKQQRKRLHQELGNGGAVEAVRKSSTLVVNPTHVAVALRYVPDETPLPIVVAKGRDGVALQMIAMAERIGIPVMRDVPLARALLADARENEYIPSELVVPVAHVLRAVRDLAMEDRESPPGSL
- the sctT gene encoding type III secretion system export apparatus subunit SctT, encoding MQGIYTYAAVYDLLLSLVLIQPRILFIFMMVPVFSRQILPGRLRGAIAIALGLLVVPLALQGMGADPGAYPSLPAVLLLVVKEAFVGMTLGFFLALPFWVIEGVGTVIDYQRGASMGALLNPTMGGETTPIAILMQLAYGVFFLVGGGVSLFLSVLYDSYRLWNPWHWMPALRADAIPLLLGQLDRLMHLVVLLSAPVVIVMLLAELGLALASRFTPQLQVFFLAMPIKTGLALFVLVLYIGILFDHMGREARRAETLLPFLAHLWRAS
- a CDS encoding methyl-accepting chemotaxis protein translates to MGARLALGFGVVLVLLVALAVLSMVRMRSVDNSLNMINGINSVKQRYAINFRGSVHDRSIALRDVVLQSSTAELAKVVQRIDGLARDYAESARPLDELFAREAVLPEERSALAQIKASEGRTMPLIQRVIALKQSGKGQEATDLLLAQAAPALVTWLADINRMIDLEERLNREIAMHAQAVSSHFEFEMAALSLLAVILGVCVAALFVRGLLRQLGGEPRDATEIANRIAQGDLSVQVHVREGDNSSLLFAVKSMRDNLAGIVGQVRAGTDTVAAAAAQIAAGSQDLSSRTAQQSASLESTVSSIEELTATVSQNSDHAREANKLAMSASEIATRGGAVVGQVIDTMASISESARKIVDITGIIDSIAFQTNILALNAAVEAARAGEQGRGFAVVASEVRALAQRSASAAKEIKALIDDSAQKVESGSQLATQAGVTMNEVVTSVQHVTSLVGEITVASVEQAQGIEQVNKTIMQMDTVTQQNAHLVEQGSSAAAALQDEAATLSKLVSVFRLQAAAMPLPAQAADYAPPRSLPAQDEDAPLLAA
- the sctC gene encoding type III secretion system outer membrane ring subunit SctC, which gives rise to MFQRWCARGRKAIRRAGLAVAALVLANGAQAAPSWPVAPYTYFASDESLENVLRRFSSGFSLTLQLAPGVAGLVNGKFTAANPTEFLDKLAGVYGFNWFVYAGTLFVSPATAMVTKTISVGNGAIAGLRDALDRLGVLDDRFGWGELPDQGLALVSGPPAYVALIERTINALPPTAGRQEVAVFRLKYASVNDRVVRYRDQSITTPGLATILRDLVDGTGPGAGNSALAAMAAPLREPFFQDEPQPVLGVPAAPGVNRARPSAAGERAAPYEGGRRTRAAKIQSDARLNAIIVQDIPERMGVYRALIAQLDVPTTLIEIEALIVDIRADLTSELGIKWGGRVGKTSFGYGYGNPSPIDPDGSKMKAGNMPLGTIGVSVADSLLARLNALQGTDDANVLSKPSILTSDNMGALIDLSKTFYIKLTADHYADAKAVTVGTSLRVTPRFINGKTGGEVELAVDIEDGGITQDPLVDGLPVVGRTSISTLAVVGDGQALLIGGYNSNQAEDEISKIPLLGDIPGLGAFFSHKRKSNKRWERMFVIRPRVVQVNGAPLVPESLLKWGDAVGWSWDGPTRSTVYTDGMDRTLRLLQPGPTQVLQKAPAGK